A genomic window from Paucibacter sp. KCTC 42545 includes:
- a CDS encoding protein kinase domain-containing protein encodes MSQAKRIINKARWPELSPLLDELLDLDLSARASRLMALHRQDPELAADLAELLARQAKQEAADYLATPLLGLAAHALAAGQLVGAYTLVREIGHGGMGAVWLARRTDGRFEGEVAIKFLSAGLVGPGDAGRFAREGQILARLAHPHIARLLDAGLAAESKAPYLVLEYIAGQPIDQYCDSRGLDTRARVLLFRDVLAAVAHAHTRLILHRDLKPSNILVTANGEVKLLDFGIAKLLEAGDEAGAAAGGAGTGSATSAGAASELTQQAGRAFTPRYAAPEQVQGSEVTTATDVYALGVLLYLLLSGRHPTASNDNDANTTPLERMRGIVEVEPKKLSDAVRGKSAEGKAQDLSKKRAARELRGDLDTIVAKALKKVPAERYANAAALSEELRRWLAHEPISARPDSAAYILSKFVRRHRVAVAAGALGLLTLSTSIGVALRQGQEAQAQRAQAEGLIEFMLGDLRKKLEPVGRLDVLDAVGEKALGYYAAQQAGRLDADALGQRARALHLMGQIAQQRGKLDEASRMYDAAAGSTAELLQRAPKDGQRIYDHAQSVFWLGEAAWRQGQTDEAEKQFKRYLELAEQLGPLAAGKPDWLAERAHAGVNLGVLQLQAGQAQSALQNFQKALLVYEQLAPTQTELRGNQIATLGWISRAHQYLGSYAEALAADQNKLAVLGGIPNRDQDHKLKDLEANAHHDVSRSLFFTGNNDAAQLESEKAVAQLEQLTAADTSNLDSLERLCSLRLGLAEIRLARGGQDLTPLLNQLKTDIALLLATDAKQMRWQGNLRGRLLALRANFERSEVLSHALALEMTNYLADMKARAQSGTRINKEQRLILARVELSLGELLGSSEVTEAQLHWQTAVERLRADVTKSDAPALAVTALAHFRLNAIEEARRLAEKLDASSYRHPDYLRLRTLLQKAPTSSAQPTGKT; translated from the coding sequence ATGAGTCAAGCCAAGCGCATCATCAACAAAGCCCGCTGGCCCGAGCTCAGCCCCCTGCTGGACGAATTGCTGGACCTGGATCTCAGCGCCCGCGCCAGCCGCCTGATGGCCCTGCACCGCCAGGACCCCGAGCTGGCCGCCGACCTGGCCGAGCTGCTGGCCCGCCAAGCCAAACAAGAGGCGGCCGACTATCTGGCCACCCCCTTGCTCGGCCTGGCTGCACACGCCCTGGCCGCCGGCCAACTGGTGGGCGCCTACACCCTGGTGCGCGAGATTGGCCACGGCGGCATGGGCGCGGTGTGGCTGGCGCGGCGCACCGACGGGCGCTTCGAGGGCGAGGTGGCAATCAAATTCCTCTCGGCCGGCCTGGTCGGCCCGGGGGACGCCGGCCGCTTCGCCCGCGAAGGGCAAATCCTCGCCCGCCTGGCCCACCCGCACATCGCCCGCTTGCTGGACGCTGGCCTGGCCGCCGAGAGCAAAGCGCCCTATCTGGTGCTGGAATACATCGCCGGCCAGCCCATCGACCAATACTGCGACAGCCGTGGCCTGGACACCCGCGCCCGCGTGCTGCTGTTTCGCGATGTGCTGGCCGCCGTGGCCCACGCCCACACGCGGCTGATCCTGCACCGCGACCTGAAACCGTCCAACATCCTCGTGACCGCTAACGGCGAGGTCAAGCTGCTGGACTTCGGCATCGCCAAGCTGCTGGAAGCCGGCGACGAGGCGGGCGCGGCTGCTGGGGGTGCAGGTACGGGTTCAGCCACCAGTGCCGGCGCCGCCTCCGAACTCACCCAGCAAGCCGGCCGCGCCTTCACGCCCCGCTACGCCGCGCCCGAGCAAGTGCAAGGCAGCGAAGTCACCACCGCCACCGACGTCTATGCCCTGGGCGTGCTGCTTTACCTGCTGCTCAGCGGCCGCCACCCCACCGCCAGCAACGACAACGACGCCAACACCACCCCGCTGGAGCGCATGCGCGGCATCGTCGAGGTGGAACCCAAAAAACTCTCCGACGCCGTGCGCGGCAAGAGTGCGGAAGGCAAAGCGCAAGACCTCAGCAAAAAGAGAGCCGCCCGCGAACTGCGCGGCGACCTGGACACCATCGTCGCCAAGGCGCTCAAAAAAGTGCCCGCCGAGCGTTATGCCAATGCCGCCGCCCTGAGCGAGGAACTGCGCCGCTGGCTGGCGCATGAACCCATCAGCGCCAGGCCCGACAGTGCCGCCTACATCCTGTCCAAGTTTGTGCGCCGTCATCGCGTCGCCGTGGCGGCCGGCGCCCTGGGCCTGCTCACGCTCAGCACCAGCATCGGCGTGGCGCTGCGCCAGGGCCAGGAGGCGCAAGCGCAACGCGCCCAGGCCGAGGGCCTGATCGAATTCATGCTCGGCGATCTGCGCAAAAAGCTGGAGCCGGTGGGCCGGCTGGATGTGCTGGATGCCGTGGGCGAAAAGGCGCTGGGCTATTACGCCGCCCAACAAGCCGGCCGCCTGGACGCCGACGCGCTGGGCCAGCGCGCCCGAGCGTTGCACCTGATGGGCCAGATTGCCCAGCAGCGCGGCAAGCTCGACGAAGCCAGCCGCATGTATGACGCGGCCGCCGGCAGCACCGCCGAACTGCTGCAGCGCGCGCCCAAAGACGGCCAGCGCATTTATGACCATGCGCAGAGCGTGTTCTGGCTTGGGGAGGCGGCTTGGCGGCAGGGTCAGACGGACGAGGCAGAAAAACAATTCAAGCGCTACCTCGAATTGGCCGAGCAGCTGGGGCCGCTGGCGGCGGGCAAACCTGATTGGCTGGCCGAGCGAGCACATGCGGGGGTCAACCTGGGAGTCTTGCAGCTACAGGCTGGTCAGGCTCAGTCGGCATTGCAAAACTTTCAAAAAGCTTTGCTTGTCTATGAGCAACTGGCCCCGACGCAAACTGAATTGCGGGGGAACCAGATTGCAACGCTGGGCTGGATCTCCCGGGCGCATCAATACCTGGGAAGCTACGCCGAAGCCCTTGCGGCCGACCAGAACAAGCTGGCGGTGCTGGGCGGCATTCCCAACCGCGATCAAGACCACAAGTTGAAAGACCTAGAGGCCAATGCTCATCATGACGTCAGCCGTTCCCTTTTCTTTACGGGGAACAACGACGCTGCCCAGCTGGAATCCGAGAAGGCGGTCGCACAACTCGAGCAGCTGACTGCGGCAGACACGAGCAATCTTGACTCATTGGAACGACTCTGTTCCTTGCGTCTAGGCTTGGCCGAGATCCGCCTGGCCCGTGGTGGGCAAGACCTGACCCCCTTGCTGAACCAACTCAAGACCGATATTGCGCTCTTGCTGGCCACCGACGCCAAGCAGATGAGGTGGCAAGGCAATCTGCGAGGTCGCCTGCTGGCGTTGCGCGCCAATTTCGAGCGAAGCGAAGTCCTGTCTCATGCCTTAGCCCTAGAGATGACAAATTACTTGGCCGATATGAAGGCACGCGCTCAATCCGGTACTCGGATCAACAAAGAACAGCGACTGATACTGGCCCGAGTCGAGCTGAGCTTGGGCGAGCTTTTGGGCAGTAGCGAAGTCACCGAAGCCCAGTTGCATTGGCAAACGGCCGTCGAGCGCTTGCGTGCAGATGTCACAAAATCAGATGCGCCGGCGCTGGCCGTGACCGCATTGGCCCATTTCCGCTTGAATGCAATTGAAGAAGCGCGCCGATTGGCCGAAAAGCTGGATGCCTCCAGCTATCGGCATCCGGACTACCTCCGGCTCCGAACGCTGCTGCAAAAGGCGCCAACTTCTTCAGCTCAGCCAACAGGGAAAACATGA
- a CDS encoding ECF-type sigma factor, with protein MNTSASDITQMLQAAAAGDTQAGERALSLLYGEMQRLARSRLHKSGELTLLDATGLVHETYLRLQAQAGLDFADRRHFLAYAAKTMHHIVIDLVRAASAERRGGGQTHITLNTAHAELPQQRDDEILRVHEALDELAALEPRLAQVVEMRYFGGLLETEIAEALGLTERTVQRDWQKARLFLSLALQE; from the coding sequence GTGAACACCAGCGCCAGCGACATCACCCAGATGCTGCAAGCCGCCGCCGCGGGCGACACCCAGGCGGGCGAGCGCGCGCTCAGCCTTTTGTATGGCGAGATGCAGCGCCTGGCGCGCAGCCGCCTGCACAAATCGGGCGAGCTGACCCTGCTGGACGCCACCGGCCTGGTGCACGAAACCTATCTGCGCCTGCAAGCCCAAGCCGGGCTGGACTTTGCCGACCGCCGCCACTTCCTGGCCTACGCCGCCAAAACCATGCACCACATCGTCATCGACCTGGTGCGCGCCGCCAGCGCCGAGCGCCGTGGCGGCGGGCAAACCCACATCACCCTCAACACCGCCCATGCCGAGCTGCCCCAGCAGCGCGACGACGAAATCCTGCGCGTGCATGAAGCCCTGGACGAATTGGCCGCGCTGGAGCCCCGCCTGGCCCAGGTGGTGGAGATGCGCTACTTCGGCGGCCTGCTGGAGACCGAAATCGCCGAGGCCCTGGGCCTGACCGAACGCACCGTGCAGCGCGACTGGCAAAAAGCCCGGCTGTTTCTCTCCCTCGCCCTGCAAGAGTGA
- a CDS encoding diguanylate cyclase, with the protein MFQPTDNAIASAASAARLSLVATPAPAGARKRPGRPEVLSVADEAGLLKLLQREMVASRRCGAEPALLLITIQGLSSHGQQLVTPAHLNGARHALGERLRGRVRSHDVVVRLDASQYAVILGNMAQARPEVVQQRLQQQLAGTYEIDGQCVSLSLRMASACGERQRLSAAELLALAQGRLQGQ; encoded by the coding sequence ATGTTTCAGCCTACCGACAACGCCATTGCCTCTGCCGCCTCCGCTGCACGTTTGAGCTTGGTGGCAACGCCCGCGCCAGCCGGCGCACGCAAGCGCCCGGGCCGGCCGGAGGTTCTGAGCGTGGCGGACGAGGCGGGCTTGCTGAAACTGCTGCAGCGCGAAATGGTGGCCAGCCGCCGCTGCGGCGCCGAGCCGGCTTTGCTGTTGATCACCATTCAGGGCTTGAGCAGCCACGGCCAGCAACTCGTCACCCCAGCGCATTTGAACGGCGCGCGCCACGCCCTGGGCGAGCGCCTGCGCGGCCGGGTGCGCAGCCATGATGTGGTGGTGCGCCTGGACGCCAGCCAGTACGCGGTGATCCTGGGCAATATGGCCCAGGCCCGGCCCGAAGTGGTGCAGCAGCGCTTGCAGCAACAGCTGGCGGGCACGTACGAGATTGACGGCCAATGCGTCAGCCTGAGCCTGCGCATGGCCAGCGCCTGCGGCGAGCGCCAACGCCTGAGCGCTGCGGAGTTGCTGGCGCTGGCGCAGGGCCGCTTGCAGGGCCAGTAG